CCATCTCGACGAGGCGTGACTTTCCGATCCCCGGCTCCCCGCGAATGAGGACCGCGGAGCGCGTCCCATTGCCGGCGAGCGCCCACGAGTCGGCGAGAAAGGCGACGTCCTCTTTCCTGCCCACGAACGGCGTCAAACCGGTTGCGTACGCGGCCTCGATGCGACTGGTGGCGGCGGTTGCTTCGAGGATCCGGAACAGGCGCAATGTGCGGGCCACACGCTTGAGCGTGGCGCCTTGAGGGAGCTCCTCGATCCTGAAGAAACCACGCACGAGGCGCTCGGTGGCCTCGCTTATCACGGCGCAACCCGGCCGGGCCTCAGTCTGCACGTGGTGCGCGAAGTTCGGCGTCTCACCGACCGCGAGCTGTTCTTTGCGATCGCCCTCGCCGATCTCGCCCACGACGACCAGGCCGCTGTGTATCCCGACGCGCACCTGGAGCGGCTCTCCAGCGGCCCGAACCTTTTCGACCGCCTCCAACATCTCCAAGCCCGCGAGGACCGCGCGGCGGGCGTCGTCCTCATGCGCGACGGGATACCCGAAGTAAATGAGCAGACCGTCACCGAGGTGCTGGGCGAGGTAGCCTTCGTGACGGCGGACGACGCCGGCGCACAGCGACTGGAACTCCTGCATCACCTCGCGCAGATCTTCCGGGTCCAATCGCTCCGAAAGTGCCGTCGACCCGACGAGGTCGCAGAACAGCACCGTGAGTTGCCGCCGCTCCGCCTTCAGTGACTCGGGCGCGGCTGTGCCAAGCAACGGCTTTCCGCATTCGCCGCAGAATTTAGCTTCCGCGCCTTCGGCGTTGCAGTTCCGGCAGCGCATAGTCCCCCTTCGGTTTTGATAACATGCCTACCGCTTCTTCTCTATGTCTCTGCCCGCAGCTCGGACGTCCGATTGATCCATCTACTTCGGCACTCAATCTCCCGCAATGATCGCCCGCGGCAGCCGCTCATGATGAGCCCTGGGTTCTCGAAGCCCTGCCGTGGGGATGTAGCTCGTCAGACTCAGAGAGTGAAGCCACTTCGTGGGTGAGCAATGGCGCCTTTTGATACTTCGTTTTGAAGTTGTCTCCCGCGCTGAATACCACTCCGTGGCTAATCACCCGGAACATCGTTGGCCCGCACGCTCCTTAGGGTGGGTCCCATCCCAATTCCTTCCTCTGCTTGCGCCATCTTCTGCGGCCTCGGAATCCCGTAGTAATCCAGCTTCGACACGAACGTCCGTCGCGGCATTCCGATGTGCATCGCCGCCCTTGTCTGGTTCCCATTGTGCAAGATCAGGGCATCAATAATTCGCCGCCGCTCGGCTACCTTGGTCGGATCGGTCAGCACCGGCAGATTCTTGGTCATCTCGGCCGTCGGCATCGCCGACAGGGTCGCCGGTTCGTGCCGCGCCACCGGCATCGCCATCTCCGGCGGCGTCATGAACAACTCCCGCGTCAGCCGCATCTTTTCCATCGGCAGGTGCTCGATGCGGATCTCCACCCCGTCGCACAGGGCGACCGCGCGTTCGATGACGTTCTTCAGCTCACGGATGTTGCCAGGCCAGTGGTAGCGGCGCAGGCAGTCCATCACTTCGCTGCTGACAGGCAGGGGACGGTCGCGGCCGATGTCGCGACAGGCGGCGGCGACGAAGGTGTCGAGCAGAGTGGGGATCTCGTCGACGCGCTCCCGCAACGGAGGCACCACCAGGGTGATGCCGTTCATGCGGTACATCAGGTCGCCGCGGAACTCGCCTTTGACGACCGCGGCTTCCAGGTCCTTGTTGGTGGCCGAGATGAAACGGACGTCGATGGGATGTGGCTTTAACGCGCCGATGGGCCGGACCTCGCGGGTCTCGATGACACGCAGAAGCTTGGCTTGCATGGGCAGCGGCATGTCCCCGATCTCGTCCAGAAAAACGCTGCCACCGTTGGCGGATTCCAGCAGGCCGATCTTGGCGCCGATGGCTCCGGTGAAGGCGCCGCGTTCGTGTCCGAACAGCTCGCTGTCCATCAATGAATCGGTCAGACCCGCGCAGTTGAGAGCGACAAACGGCTTCGCCGCTCGCGGTGACAGCCGGTGCACCAGCTGAGCCAGGACGTCTTTGCCGACGCCACACTCGCCCAGGATCAAGACGTTGATCGGCGATGAAGCGGCGCGCGCGGCCATGTCGCGAACGCGCTGCATGGCCGCCACCTCGGGCGAAGCGGCGACCTCGCGTGCCGGCTGCTGTCCGGCGCGGCCTTTCAATAAGGCATTGGCGGTAGCCAGGAGCGCGTCGCCGCTCCGTCCGTTCTTGGGATACCAGGCGACACCGCAGGTCGCCGTCAGACCGCCGTCGCGGCAGCTCTCAAGCACGCCACGGATCAGCGCTTCGACGTCGCCTTCCTTGGCGTCGACGAATAGAATTTCGTAATCGGTCGGCCCGTAGGTGGCGAAGACGTGCGGGGCATTCAGCTCGCGCGCCAGGATCGGCAGCACCTTGGTCCAGTGCGCGGGGCCGGTGAATCGCACCCGCGCCAGCGCAAACGACGCCTTGTTCTTCGCGGCGCGGGCGCATTCGTCGTCGACGCGGGCTTCGAAATAGGTGTGCGACCACAGGCGCCGCGGGCCGGGCGCCGATCGGTTCTGCAGCACCATGATGACCGTCGATCCAATGATGACCGCTTCGCCGGGCAGGATGGGCACCGGCTGGCCGGCCCTGATGGCACCGGCGCGTACGCGGGT
Above is a window of Polyangia bacterium DNA encoding:
- a CDS encoding sigma 54-interacting transcriptional regulator, with protein sequence MITETTITGDEEEVATGTDGLHLLVMSPDVFASHPLPASGALAIGRSSRAAVHIDDPMASREHAVLRVASQDGAPVLAIEDVGSANGTRVRAGAIRAGQPVPILPGEAVIIGSTVIMVLQNRSAPGPRRLWSHTYFEARVDDECARAAKNKASFALARVRFTGPAHWTKVLPILARELNAPHVFATYGPTDYEILFVDAKEGDVEALIRGVLESCRDGGLTATCGVAWYPKNGRSGDALLATANALLKGRAGQQPAREVAASPEVAAMQRVRDMAARAASSPINVLILGECGVGKDVLAQLVHRLSPRAAKPFVALNCAGLTDSLMDSELFGHERGAFTGAIGAKIGLLESANGGSVFLDEIGDMPLPMQAKLLRVIETREVRPIGALKPHPIDVRFISATNKDLEAAVVKGEFRGDLMYRMNGITLVVPPLRERVDEIPTLLDTFVAAACRDIGRDRPLPVSSEVMDCLRRYHWPGNIRELKNVIERAVALCDGVEIRIEHLPMEKMRLTRELFMTPPEMAMPVARHEPATLSAMPTAEMTKNLPVLTDPTKVAERRRIIDALILHNGNQTRAAMHIGMPRRTFVSKLDYYGIPRPQKMAQAEEGIGMGPTLRSVRANDVPGD